From Paenibacillus sp. V4I7, one genomic window encodes:
- a CDS encoding FG-GAP-like repeat-containing protein — MVNRTSQKVPHLLGKVDIRAAGLHSKMLLGDLNGDGRMEMVLVQPDNRQDVRYIPHQVQCLTAFDLEGNLLWQTGTPHPEAGKPGSDYPAQLYDIDGDGCLEVLCVMNGSFQIIDGVTGEVKKVYALPDPEAHDCIIIANLTGGERPSDIILKNRYSQLWAMDRDFNLLWTFKGNPGHFPWVYDLDGDGYDEVMAGYDLLDHNGQIVWSCQDLEDHADCIWIGDVNGDGQPELVIGGSVTVMYDREGTELWRYDGSIESQHVALGKFRHDLPGLQIAGLDRIVRGDQGFDKGKDGLFLLDSQGEELWKENRKTDGWLTIIETLRGWDEEPMDYILAYRRGGGVHPSLYDGHMNLVTEFPVDGYVVHADLFGSGNEQVIIYDDETAHIFSNQAGDIASKRAGKAMPQPKRLYSSTLYPGGEVE; from the coding sequence ATGGTCAATCGAACTTCACAAAAGGTACCCCATTTATTAGGAAAAGTAGATATCCGGGCAGCTGGACTTCACAGTAAGATGCTCTTAGGAGACTTGAACGGAGACGGAAGAATGGAAATGGTGTTGGTTCAGCCAGACAATCGTCAGGATGTCAGGTATATCCCTCACCAGGTGCAGTGCTTAACCGCGTTCGATTTGGAAGGGAACCTTCTTTGGCAAACGGGCACTCCTCATCCAGAGGCTGGTAAACCTGGATCTGATTATCCGGCTCAGCTGTATGATATTGATGGGGATGGATGCTTGGAAGTGCTGTGCGTTATGAATGGCAGCTTCCAGATTATCGATGGAGTAACGGGAGAAGTTAAAAAGGTCTACGCGCTCCCAGATCCAGAGGCTCACGATTGCATCATTATAGCGAATCTCACTGGTGGAGAAAGACCTAGCGATATTATATTGAAAAACCGCTATTCACAATTGTGGGCGATGGATCGGGACTTTAATCTGCTATGGACCTTTAAAGGAAATCCCGGCCATTTTCCGTGGGTGTACGACTTGGACGGGGATGGATACGATGAGGTGATGGCAGGTTATGATCTGTTGGATCATAACGGCCAGATTGTGTGGTCATGCCAGGATTTAGAGGATCACGCGGACTGCATTTGGATCGGCGATGTCAATGGCGACGGGCAACCTGAGTTAGTCATTGGTGGCAGTGTGACGGTCATGTACGATCGGGAGGGTACAGAGCTTTGGCGTTACGATGGTTCCATAGAGTCACAGCACGTAGCTTTAGGCAAATTTCGGCACGATCTGCCTGGTCTTCAAATTGCTGGGCTGGATCGGATCGTTCGGGGTGACCAAGGCTTCGATAAAGGCAAGGATGGATTGTTCCTGCTTGATTCTCAAGGGGAAGAACTTTGGAAGGAAAATCGAAAGACGGACGGCTGGTTGACAATTATTGAAACGCTTCGCGGTTGGGATGAAGAGCCAATGGATTATATTTTGGCTTACCGCAGAGGTGGAGGTGTTCATCCAAGCCTTTATGACGGACATATGAACCTAGTGACCGAATTTCCCGTTGACGGTTATGTGGTACATGCTGACTTGTTTGGCTCTGGCAATGAACAAGTTATTATATACGACGATGAAACGGCCCATATCTTTTCGAACCAAGCTGGGGATATAGCCTCGAAGCGAGCAGGCAAAGCTATGCCGCAACCAAAACGCCTTTACAGCTCGACGCTGTACCCGGGCGGAGAAGTGGAATGA
- a CDS encoding glycoside hydrolase family 105 protein — protein sequence MNYFDDMESAFTKWNNRTESVLTAISNRFIGLHPKHPPVYRTICKDGFLREKDYRYEINLDEKLPGLQAGQLVYVWSKLWSEQEQEVPFSLSCYSPVRVFIQGEAQFQSNLNDDVFPDRKTGFRAKVQKGWNHIVLEFVKTGTGCGGKFGTGSIKGFPLHVLAPSADRSGQEGWIYSEPLQEAWPSIPREEIAEVDTGIRWYPNVSWSETERNAGVFTRLYGTPVSQHAYAWAKLACNHGLEQKFKLRGTHQGPISIFVNGTKVFATIETEGRFEISLLPSYGSQHVIVQSTCSGVRWGVDWEDIPEQSGFKWTKPYPVEGLQDPWLYLGPFKYESSDQVDHIPFMDKVFQKEDGGIYWRADLRNTWIRPYLENPMYGRWNYPLGVTLYGLLQTGKELNITHYTNYVTDHIEQITSLDAYALWDVEQYGAPAVNHQLTSIDSLDDCGSFGATMLVAMEERMLQGAEVAANRIAHYISHVQDRRKDGALYRVQGSVDFMQDTMWCDDLYMSTPFLCRYFKLTGEELYITDAVRQFLLYKQYLYMPEHQIMSHVYDFKFHRQNDVPWGRGNGWVLFSLTEVLALLPEGHELREEALNLFRELCEGYLQLQGDNGLWHQVLTDPQSYEETSCTSMFIYAFARGIRYGWLLQPEAYIQAVWKGWEGLTRISIDKHGNIFGVCRGSGYSFSSRYYKEQLSWQLNDTHGIGIVLLAGIETIKLSKYLGRD from the coding sequence ATGAACTACTTTGATGATATGGAATCAGCTTTTACCAAATGGAACAACCGTACGGAATCGGTATTAACTGCGATTTCCAATCGCTTTATTGGTCTACATCCGAAGCATCCGCCCGTTTATCGGACGATATGCAAGGATGGATTCTTGCGAGAGAAGGATTATCGCTATGAGATTAACCTAGATGAGAAACTACCTGGTCTTCAGGCGGGGCAGCTGGTTTATGTTTGGTCCAAGCTTTGGAGCGAGCAGGAGCAGGAAGTGCCGTTTAGCTTAAGCTGCTATAGTCCGGTTCGTGTTTTTATCCAAGGAGAAGCACAATTTCAATCGAATCTGAACGATGATGTGTTCCCAGATCGTAAAACAGGCTTTCGAGCAAAGGTTCAGAAGGGCTGGAATCATATCGTTCTGGAATTTGTAAAGACGGGCACCGGCTGCGGCGGGAAATTTGGTACTGGCTCAATAAAGGGCTTCCCCCTGCATGTTTTGGCACCATCGGCGGACAGGTCAGGGCAGGAAGGCTGGATATACAGTGAACCGCTGCAGGAGGCTTGGCCTTCTATTCCCCGGGAAGAAATAGCAGAAGTAGACACGGGCATTCGATGGTATCCGAACGTAAGCTGGTCCGAAACAGAACGTAACGCAGGTGTGTTCACGAGGCTGTATGGTACTCCTGTGAGTCAGCATGCCTATGCGTGGGCTAAGCTTGCATGTAACCATGGGCTTGAACAGAAATTTAAGCTCAGGGGTACTCACCAAGGTCCAATCTCAATATTCGTAAATGGGACAAAGGTGTTTGCCACCATCGAGACAGAGGGGCGCTTTGAGATTTCGCTGCTCCCATCCTATGGCTCACAGCATGTTATAGTTCAATCTACTTGCAGCGGGGTCCGGTGGGGTGTGGATTGGGAGGACATCCCCGAGCAGAGCGGCTTCAAGTGGACTAAGCCATATCCCGTGGAGGGACTTCAAGATCCCTGGTTGTACCTCGGTCCATTCAAGTATGAGAGTTCGGATCAAGTAGATCATATACCTTTCATGGACAAGGTATTCCAAAAGGAAGATGGGGGCATCTACTGGCGTGCCGATCTGCGAAATACTTGGATTAGGCCCTATCTGGAGAATCCCATGTATGGACGTTGGAACTACCCGTTGGGTGTTACCTTGTATGGTTTATTGCAAACGGGCAAAGAACTGAATATCACACATTATACCAATTATGTAACGGATCATATTGAGCAAATCACGTCGCTTGACGCTTATGCTTTATGGGACGTTGAGCAATATGGAGCACCGGCTGTTAATCACCAGCTCACAAGCATAGACAGTTTGGACGATTGCGGTTCCTTTGGTGCAACTATGCTGGTTGCTATGGAAGAGCGAATGCTCCAAGGAGCTGAAGTGGCGGCTAATCGGATCGCACATTATATTTCCCATGTTCAGGATAGGCGTAAGGATGGTGCCTTATACCGTGTGCAAGGCAGTGTTGATTTCATGCAAGATACGATGTGGTGCGACGATTTGTATATGAGCACCCCGTTTCTTTGCCGATACTTTAAGCTTACAGGGGAAGAGCTCTATATAACCGATGCAGTACGGCAATTTTTGCTTTACAAGCAATATTTATATATGCCTGAACATCAGATTATGTCTCACGTGTATGATTTTAAGTTTCATCGGCAAAATGATGTTCCATGGGGTCGCGGTAATGGCTGGGTGCTTTTCTCGCTTACGGAAGTTTTGGCTCTTTTACCTGAGGGGCACGAGCTTCGTGAAGAGGCACTGAACTTATTTCGTGAATTGTGCGAGGGATACTTACAATTACAAGGGGACAACGGACTTTGGCATCAGGTGCTAACTGATCCGCAATCCTATGAAGAAACCTCATGCACCTCTATGTTTATCTATGCTTTTGCACGTGGGATTCGATACGGGTGGTTATTGCAGCCTGAAGCTTACATTCAAGCTGTTTGGAAAGGCTGGGAGGGACTGACACGAATTTCCATTGATAAGCATGGAAACATCTTTGGCGTTTGCCGGGGTTCAGGCTACTCGTTTTCCAGTCGTTATTACAAGGAACAGTTATCTTGGCAATTGAATGACACCCATGGAATTGGCATTGTCCTATTGGCAGGTATCGAAACAATAAAGCTAAGCAAGTACCTCGGACGGGATTGA